The stretch of DNA CAAGCGTTTGGGGCGCTGGAAGCACAAGTTGATGCTCTCAGCCGTCAGATTCTCGAAAAGCTCGTGGGACCGGAGTTAGCAAACCGCTAACCCCTCGGTATGACCGTAAATAAACTAAGTGGGGATCGATGAGTAATATTTTATACCTTGCCCATGAAGGGGGGTGGGGTCTCAACTTTAACATTTTTGAAACTAACCTGATTAACCTGGGAATTTTAGTCGGGTTATTGCTGTACTTCGGTCCTAAATTTATCAGCAAAGCGCTCGACGAACGACGCGCGAGGATCGAAGGAGAAATTAAAGAAGCTGAAGGGCGCGCCTCCGATGCGGCAGCTTCTTTAGCCGACGCTCAACAGAAGCTAGCGCGGGCCCAAGCTGAAGCCGAAAATATTCGCAAAGCTGCCGAAGAAACGGCTAAAGCGGCTAAGGATAAAGTGTTGGCCCAAGGCAAAGCTGAAATCGAGCGATTGAAAAGCGGTGCGGCACGGGACACGCAAACCGAACAAGACCGCGCGATCGCAGAATTGCGCGATCGCGTTACCGCCCTCGCCCTCGAGCGCGTCGAAGCCCGACTGCAAGAAGTTCTCGATGACTCCGCCCAAAGCCAACTCATCGACCGCAGTATCGCCCAATTCGGTAACTAGGAGGTCGTATGAAAGGGAGTTTATTGAGCAGCGAAATTGCCGAGCCTTACGCTCGCGCGCTGATGGATGTCGCGCAATCGACCAATTCCACGGATGCTTTAGGCGAACAGATACGCGGTTTGGTCGCCCTGATGGAAGAATCGCCGGAATTGCGCGATTTTGTCGCCAATCCCGTCGTCGATGCGGAAGCCAAAAAAGCCGTACTGCGCCGGGTATTAGGAGAAGGAAGCAATCCTTACCTGAGTAACTTTTTAATGTTGCTCGTCGATAAACGTCGCGTCGCGCTCGTCGATAAGATTCTGGAGCAATTCCTCGCCTTATTGCGAGAATTAAACAAAACCGCTCTGGCTGAAGTAACAGCGGCTAAAGAACTGTCCGAAGAGCAAAAGCAGCAAATTATCGATCGCGTCAAAACAATGGCGGGTACCGACTCGGTTGAAATTAAGACAGCGGTCGATCCCGATTTAATCGGTGGGGTCATCATCAAAGTTGGCTCTCAAGTCGTGGATGCTAGCGTCCGAGGACAACTGCGGCAGATGACCCAACGCTTAAAGGGCAACGCATAAACGCAAAAAATTGTCAAGTTTTTTCAGCAAAACTCGCAATCTTAAAATCCACAATCCACAATCCACAATCGATCTATGGTTAGTATCAGACCGGACGAAATTAGTAGCATTATTCGTCAACAAATTGAATCCTACGAACAAGACGTAAAAGTTGCCAACGTTGGAACAGTGCTGCAAGTCGGCGACGGCATCGCACGCATTTACGGCCTCGACAAGGCCATGTCCAGCGAACTGCTCGAATTTGAAGACGGCACCATCGGTATCGCGCTGAACCTAGAAGAAGATAACGTCGGTGCGGTGTTGATGGGCGAAGGCTTCGGCATTCAAGAAGGCAGCAGCGTTACAGCCACCGGCAAAATCGCATCCATTCCCGTCGGCGATGCCTTTGTCGGTCGCGTCGTCGATGCCCTCGCCCGTCCCATCGACGGCAAAGGCGACATTACCGCCAGCGACAGCCGCCTGCTTGAATCCGGCGCGCCCGGGATTATCGCCCGTCGTTCCGTATGCGAACCGATGCAAACCGGGATTACGGCAATCGACGCAATGATTCCCATCGGTCGCGGACAGCGCGAGTTAATCATCGGCGACCGTCAAACCGGAAAAACCGCCGTTGCTGTCGATACGATCCTGAACCAAAAGAGCGAAGATGTAATTTGCGTTTACGTCGCGATCGGTCAGAAAGCTTCTACCGTCGCCCAAGTCGTCGGCGTACTCGAAGAACGCGGCGCGCTCGACTATACCATCGTCGTCGCGGCTAACGCCAACGACCCCGCTACGCTGCAATACCTCGCGCCTTACACCGGAGCCGCTTTAGCCGAATACTTCATGTACAAAGGCAAAGCCACCCTCGTAATTTACGACGATCTTTCCAAGCAAGCGCAAGCCTACCGTCAAATGTCGCTGTTGCTGCGCCGTCCCCCCGGACGCGAAGCTTATCCCGGCGACGTATTCTACCTCCACTCCCGCTTGCTGGAGCGCGCCGCCAAACTCAACGACGAACTGGGCGGCGGTAGCATGACGGCGCTGCCGATTATCGAAACCCAAGCCGGTGACGTTTCGGCTTACATTCCCACCAACGTCATTTCGATTACTGACGGTCAAATCTTCCTTTCTTCCGACTTGTTTAACGCCGGTTTCCGCCCCGCGATTAACGCAGGGATTTCTGTATCCCGCGTGGGTTCGGCCGCTCAAACCAAGGCAATGAAACAAGTGGCCGGGAAGTTGAAGTTAGAATTGGCGCAGTTCGCTGAAATTGAAGCGTTCTCGCAATTCGCTTCTGATTTAGACGCAGCCACCCAATCGCAACTGTCGCGCGGACAGCGCTTGCGCCAAGTTCTCAAACAGCCCCAATACAGCCCCTTATCCGTTGCCGAACAGGTGGCGCTGGTGTATGCGGGTTTGAACGGCTATCTCGATGATATCGAGGTTGATAAAGTCACGGACTTTGCTGCCGGACTGCGCGAGTACCTGCAAACCAGCAAGCCCAAGTACGGTGAAAGCGTCGGCGCTGAGAAGAAACTGAACGACGAAGCCGAAGCAATGCTGAAAGACTCGATCAACGAGTACAAGAAAACCTTTGCCGCTTCTGCGTAAAGGAAAATCGGAAGTAACGGCAATCGGAGCGATTGAATTAAGGTCCGATTGCCCTACTTTTAGCTAAAAGCCGAACTTTTAAATTTAAAATCCGAAAGATGCCCAATCTTAAAGCGATTCGCGATCGCATTCAGTCGGTCAAGAATACCCAAAAAATTACAGAAGCCATGCGCCTGGTGGCAGCGGCCAAGGTGCGTCGCGCCCAAGAACAAGTGATTGCGACTCGTCCTTTTGCCGATCGCTTGGCCGAAGTCCTCTACAATTTGCAAAACC from Oscillatoria sp. FACHB-1406 encodes:
- the atpA gene encoding F0F1 ATP synthase subunit alpha, with translation MVSIRPDEISSIIRQQIESYEQDVKVANVGTVLQVGDGIARIYGLDKAMSSELLEFEDGTIGIALNLEEDNVGAVLMGEGFGIQEGSSVTATGKIASIPVGDAFVGRVVDALARPIDGKGDITASDSRLLESGAPGIIARRSVCEPMQTGITAIDAMIPIGRGQRELIIGDRQTGKTAVAVDTILNQKSEDVICVYVAIGQKASTVAQVVGVLEERGALDYTIVVAANANDPATLQYLAPYTGAALAEYFMYKGKATLVIYDDLSKQAQAYRQMSLLLRRPPGREAYPGDVFYLHSRLLERAAKLNDELGGGSMTALPIIETQAGDVSAYIPTNVISITDGQIFLSSDLFNAGFRPAINAGISVSRVGSAAQTKAMKQVAGKLKLELAQFAEIEAFSQFASDLDAATQSQLSRGQRLRQVLKQPQYSPLSVAEQVALVYAGLNGYLDDIEVDKVTDFAAGLREYLQTSKPKYGESVGAEKKLNDEAEAMLKDSINEYKKTFAASA
- the atpH gene encoding ATP synthase F1 subunit delta, producing the protein MKGSLLSSEIAEPYARALMDVAQSTNSTDALGEQIRGLVALMEESPELRDFVANPVVDAEAKKAVLRRVLGEGSNPYLSNFLMLLVDKRRVALVDKILEQFLALLRELNKTALAEVTAAKELSEEQKQQIIDRVKTMAGTDSVEIKTAVDPDLIGGVIIKVGSQVVDASVRGQLRQMTQRLKGNA
- a CDS encoding F0F1 ATP synthase subunit B codes for the protein MSNILYLAHEGGWGLNFNIFETNLINLGILVGLLLYFGPKFISKALDERRARIEGEIKEAEGRASDAAASLADAQQKLARAQAEAENIRKAAEETAKAAKDKVLAQGKAEIERLKSGAARDTQTEQDRAIAELRDRVTALALERVEARLQEVLDDSAQSQLIDRSIAQFGN